The genomic interval AGGACCGGACTGCACGCGGCGCCGCATCGGACGACGCCTCCACCGACGCACGCACCGACGCGCCGACCGCTGGGTCGGTCGGCCCCGAGGGCTACACCGGCGACGTCGCCGAGGGCGGCGCGAGCGACGCGCGGGTGCTTCCCTCGCTCGTGATCCGCAAGGCGTCGGTCGGCTCGATGGACAACAACGCCTACCTCCTCACGTGCCGCTGCTCGGGCGCGCAGATGCTCATCGACGCGGCGGCCGACGCCCCGCGCCTCATGCGCCTGGTGCGCGAGGGCTCCCCCGCCTCGCGGCTGGACACCGTCGTGACCACGCACTCCCACCACGACCACGTCGGCGCGCTCGCCGCGGTGGTGCGCCAGACCGGCGCGCGCACGGCCGCGGGGGCCGACGACGTCGCCGTGATCGAGGAGCAGACCCAGGTGGAGACCGGCACGCCGCTGTCCGACGGCGACGTGATCCGTGTGGGCGTGCACGACCTCGAGGTGATCGGCCTGCGCGGCCACACGCCCGGCTCGATCGCCCTGCTGTGGCGCGGCGGGGACGACGGCGACCACCTGTTCACGGGCGACTCCCTGTTCCCGGGCGGCGTCGGCGCGACCAAGGGCGACGCGGACCGCTTCGCCCAGCTGATCGACGACGTCGAGCACCGGATCTTCGATCGCCTGCCCGACGAGACCTGGGTCTACCCCGGCCATGGCGCCGACACCACGCTCGGCGCCGAGCGCCCCCACGTGCCCGCCTGGCGCGAGCGGGGCTGGTGAGCCGAGGGCTCCCCCTTCCTTCTGACCCGGGTGGTCCTACGCTGGGCGCATGACCGAGAACACGGTCGAGAACACGACCGAGCACACCGCCCTGCCCCGCGGCATCCAGCACATCGGCGTCACCGTCCCCGACCTCGAGGAAGCGACCCGCTTCCTGAGGAGGGCCTGGGCGCCCAGGTGGCGTACGACGGGCTCACGCCCGACGACGAGCCCCGTTCCGGGCCGGAGGTGGAGCGCCAGCTCGGCCTCCCGCGCGGGGCTGCCATCCACCGCCAGCGCATGTTCGTGATCGGCGAGGGCCCGGGGCTCGAGGTCTTCGAGATCTCCGGAGAGCAGCGCCCCGCCTCCGGTCTCGCCGACCTCGGCCTCAACCACATCTCGCTGTACTGCGACGACATCGAGGGCTCGCTCGCGCGCCTGGTCGCCGCCGGCGGCAGGGCACTCTCGGAGGTGCACGGCAACAGCCGGCACGAGGACACCGAGGGCAACGGCTCGGTCTACGTCGAGGCGCCCTGGGGGATGCTCATCGAGCTGCAGACCATCCCCGGCGGGCACTACTACCCCGCCGACTCCGAGTCCGAGGTGTGGATGCCGTCGCCCCGCTCGTGAGCGGGCGCGGCGGGACGGCGCGTCGACCGGTCAGCGGTAGTGGTACCGGCACGCCGCGATGCGCACCTCGTCGCCTTCGATCTTGTAGACGAGGCGGTGCTCGTCGGTGATGCGGCGGGACCAATAGCCCGCGAAGTCATGCTTCAGGGCCTCGGGCTTGCCGATGCCGTCGTGGCCGTTGCGGGAGATGTCCTGGATGAGCGTGTTGATCCGCCGCAGGGTCTTGCGATCCTGCGACTGCCACCAGAGGTAGTCGTCCCAGGCGCTCGAGCTCCAGACGAGGAGCACCTCACGCGTCGCCATCGACGTCGACGAGCTCGTGACGCGCCCCGCGGCCGCCCTCGAGCTGCTCCATGGCATCCAGCAGGCGGCGGGCGTTGGCGGGCGACCGCATCAGATACGCCGTCTCGCGCAGGGACTCGTAGTCGTCGAGGGACACGATGACGACGGGCTCGTGCCCGGCGCGCGTGATGACCACTTCCTCACGGTCCGCGACGACGCCGTCCAGGACCTCGGCGTACCGTGCGCGAGATTCCGTGTAGCTGAGCGTCTTCATGGTGCGCCTCCGGTGGAACTCGGCCGCCAGAAGCGGCTTGGTGTACAGAAAACTGTACAGCGGCAGAGCTGACGGAGCAATGCTCGCCACCTCCCGCACCTTCCCTAGGATTCTCCCCATGCCGCGCTCCGTCCTCCTCGCCCGCGAGGCCGACGGGCACCCGGTGATCGTGCCGCTCGATGAGGCCGGCGCCCCGCTCGGGGACGGCCCGCCCGAATCCGTCGAGCCCGCCGATCTCCCCGACCGCGTCGCCGAGCTCGAGGCGGACCACGCGCCCCGTTGGGTGCTGCCCGACACCCCCGCCCGGTACGACGCCCTGCTCGGCGCCGGCGTGCGGATCGGGCGCTGCCACGATCTGCGGCTCGCCCATGCGATCCTCGCGAACTCCGAGCTCGTGGCCGACACGACGCCGCTGCGCGCGGCCGACGGCTGGTCGGTCCCGCTCGACCCGGCCGCCGGAACGGCTCCGGCCGGCGAGTCGGGGGCGACGTTGTTCGACCTCGACAGCGCGCCCGCGGGCGGGGTGCCGGACGATGCCGGCGAGGCTCTCGCCGAGCTCGCCCGCCAGAGCGCCGCGATCGACGGCTCCGCCGACCCGTCGCGCCTGCGACTGCTGGTCGCCGCCGAGTCGGCCGGCGCGCTCGTGGCCGCGGAGATGCGCGCCGCCGGGATCCCGTGGGACGTCGCCGAGCACGACAGGATCCTCACCGATTTGCTCGGCCCGCGGCCCTCGCCAGGCCAGGCGCCCGCGCGCATGGCGGAGGTCGGCGCCGAGGTCCGCGCCGCGCTCGGCGACCCCCTGGTGCCGCTCGACTCCCCGCCGCGGCTCCTGCGCGCCCTGCACCGTGCGGGCATCGACGTCGCCTCCACCTCGAAGTGGGAGCTGACCGGCATCGAGCATCCTGCGATCGATCCCCTCCTGCGCTACAAGGCGATGTCGCGCCTGCTCACCGCCAACGGGTGGGCGTGGATCGACGAGTGGGTGCACGAGGGGCGCTACCGCCCCGTGTACGTGCCGGGCGGCGTCGTGACGGGCCGCTGGGCCTCGAGCGGCGGCGGCGCGCTGCAGATCCCCCGGCGCCTGCGCCCGGCCGTGTGTGCCGACCCCGGCTGGGTGCTCGTCGCCGCCGACGTCTCCCAGCTCGAGCCGCGGGTCCTCGCCGCGATGTCGGGGGATGCCGCGATGGCGCAGGCCGGCGCCGGGCGCGACCTGTACGCCGTGATCGTCGAGGAAGGGGTCGTGGCCACGCGCCAGGAGGCCAAGGTGGGCGTGCTCGGCGCGCTGTACGGCGGCACCAGCGGCGATGCCGGCCGGGTGGTCGCGCGCCTGCGCTCCACCTTCCCCGCGGCGATGGGCCTGGTCGAC from Brachybacterium huguangmaarense carries:
- a CDS encoding Txe/YoeB family addiction module toxin, whose protein sequence is MLLVWSSSAWDDYLWWQSQDRKTLRRINTLIQDISRNGHDGIGKPEALKHDFAGYWSRRITDEHRLVYKIEGDEVRIAACRYHYR
- a CDS encoding MBL fold metallo-hydrolase translates to MDEDRTARGAASDDASTDARTDAPTAGSVGPEGYTGDVAEGGASDARVLPSLVIRKASVGSMDNNAYLLTCRCSGAQMLIDAAADAPRLMRLVREGSPASRLDTVVTTHSHHDHVGALAAVVRQTGARTAAGADDVAVIEEQTQVETGTPLSDGDVIRVGVHDLEVIGLRGHTPGSIALLWRGGDDGDHLFTGDSLFPGGVGATKGDADRFAQLIDDVEHRIFDRLPDETWVYPGHGADTTLGAERPHVPAWRERGW
- a CDS encoding bifunctional 3'-5' exonuclease/DNA polymerase, with product MPRSVLLAREADGHPVIVPLDEAGAPLGDGPPESVEPADLPDRVAELEADHAPRWVLPDTPARYDALLGAGVRIGRCHDLRLAHAILANSELVADTTPLRAADGWSVPLDPAAGTAPAGESGATLFDLDSAPAGGVPDDAGEALAELARQSAAIDGSADPSRLRLLVAAESAGALVAAEMRAAGIPWDVAEHDRILTDLLGPRPSPGQAPARMAEVGAEVRAALGDPLVPLDSPPRLLRALHRAGIDVASTSKWELTGIEHPAIDPLLRYKAMSRLLTANGWAWIDEWVHEGRYRPVYVPGGVVTGRWASSGGGALQIPRRLRPAVCADPGWVLVAADVSQLEPRVLAAMSGDAAMAQAGAGRDLYAVIVEEGVVATRQEAKVGVLGALYGGTSGDAGRVVARLRSTFPAAMGLVDRAAAAGERGGTVTTLLGRSSPPPPPEWSAFQASAHGADAAPGEGERARRIARDRGRFTRNFVVQGTAAEWALSWMALLRARLAALPEAAAEHAATASGPVFSRRAHLVHFLHDEVLVHAPAEQADSAADAIRAAAEAAGRLLFPGSEVDFPLELTVSERGTAK
- a CDS encoding type II toxin-antitoxin system Phd/YefM family antitoxin, with the translated sequence MKTLSYTESRARYAEVLDGVVADREEVVITRAGHEPVVIVSLDDYESLRETAYLMRSPANARRLLDAMEQLEGGRGARHELVDVDGDA
- a CDS encoding VOC family protein, giving the protein MAYDGLTPDDEPRSGPEVERQLGLPRGAAIHRQRMFVIGEGPGLEVFEISGEQRPASGLADLGLNHISLYCDDIEGSLARLVAAGGRALSEVHGNSRHEDTEGNGSVYVEAPWGMLIELQTIPGGHYYPADSESEVWMPSPRS